From a region of the Coprococcus comes ATCC 27758 genome:
- a CDS encoding RHS repeat-associated core domain-containing protein, with protein MIGIVDSKGSQVVVYRYDAWGGLLVSSDVSRFGLAQINPLRYRGYYYDQETGLYYLQTRYYDPKVRRFLNADDASVLTKDPEQLTEKNLYAYCDDNPVMYRDDAGMFAFSVGLGVLGMVTNVATCYIASKATGQEFGIGDLAVAALAGLVNGVTINNLYVTLTSAFISGIGTTICSIISGSDVKEALWKGGMTALCTAVSINAIIELKTPILDVVKNVSGTIFGIGNGLVTAGVVASLPYRKSSSKKNPIQNKSKSNPVVKKSSKTKKQQERARKYFMFKMNQLRE; from the coding sequence ATCATCGGGATTGTTGACAGTAAAGGAAGCCAGGTTGTAGTATATAGATATGATGCATGGGGAGGACTTCTGGTGTCATCAGATGTTTCAAGATTCGGTCTTGCACAGATCAATCCGCTGCGATACAGAGGCTACTATTACGACCAGGAGACAGGACTGTACTATCTGCAGACAAGATACTACGACCCGAAGGTGAGAAGATTCCTGAATGCAGATGATGCGAGTGTACTGACGAAGGATCCAGAGCAGCTGACGGAGAAGAATCTGTATGCTTACTGTGATGATAATCCGGTGATGTATCGGGATGATGCAGGGATGTTTGCATTCTCAGTAGGGCTTGGTGTACTCGGAATGGTAACAAACGTGGCGACATGTTATATTGCTTCAAAGGCAACGGGACAGGAGTTTGGAATTGGAGACTTGGCGGTTGCAGCTTTGGCAGGACTTGTAAACGGAGTGACAATAAATAATTTATATGTTACTTTGACTAGTGCTTTTATATCAGGAATAGGGACAACTATTTGTAGTATTATTAGTGGAAGTGATGTGAAAGAAGCGTTGTGGAAAGGTGGAATGACAGCATTATGTACAGCAGTTAGTATTAATGCAATTATAGAATTGAAAACACCCATTTTAGATGTTGTTAAAAATGTTTCTGGTACTATTTTTGGAATCGGTAATGGTTTAGTGACAGCGGGAGTAGTAGCATCACTCCCATACAGAAAGTCAAGCAGCAAAAAAAATCCTATACAAAATAAAAGCAAGTCAAATCCTGTGGTTAAAAAGAGTTCAAAGACAAAAAAACAACAGGAGAGGGCTCGAAAATATTTTATGTTTAAAATGAACCAATTGAGAGAGTGA
- a CDS encoding phage holin family protein, whose translation MALATPDWRLCRTVIFTGGVLLPVVFKKSPKSKSGTLESRAGWKGLCRKGMVLLFVLIVVRLDLLMGTSYLRDTVCIAFIANEAVSIVENAGLMGVPIPEVICKTIEVLEEKGKGSEGSNLQK comes from the coding sequence GTGGCTCTCGCCACACCGGACTGGCGGCTCTGCCGCACCGTAATATTCACCGGAGGTGTTTTACTGCCGGTTGTATTTAAAAAGAGTCCGAAATCAAAAAGCGGGACATTGGAAAGCAGAGCAGGGTGGAAAGGATTATGCAGAAAAGGGATGGTGTTGTTATTTGTATTGATTGTAGTAAGACTGGATCTGCTGATGGGGACAAGTTATCTGAGGGATACGGTGTGTATTGCATTTATAGCAAATGAAGCAGTGTCAATTGTAGAGAATGCAGGACTGATGGGAGTACCGATACCGGAGGTGATCTGCAAGACGATAGAAGTGTTGGAGGAGAAAGGGAAAGGTTCTGAAGGAAGTAACTTACAGAAATAA
- the istB gene encoding IS21-like element helper ATPase IstB, producing MTNQSTIDKLIEMRLTAMADAFRIQMDDPAMKEVPFEDRFGMLVDVEYSNRKNNRLKRLIRQAEFEQPDASIAAIDYHSGRKLNKALINRLATCEYITEYRNIFITGATGSGKTYMACAFGMEACKHYYSVRYVRLPDLLLDLQAARDNGTFSNVLKKYTKPIVLILDEWLLLKLTEAEARNLFELIHKRRKKSSTIFCSQFRESEWYQQICDGESTLADAIMDRISYDSYKIDIESVDPAKDLSMREVYGLDPAMAK from the coding sequence ATGACAAATCAAAGTACAATCGATAAACTTATTGAAATGCGTCTGACTGCTATGGCAGATGCATTCCGCATCCAGATGGATGATCCTGCAATGAAGGAAGTTCCATTCGAAGATCGCTTCGGTATGCTTGTTGATGTCGAGTATAGCAACCGTAAAAACAATCGTCTGAAAAGGCTGATCCGCCAGGCTGAGTTTGAACAGCCAGATGCCAGCATCGCAGCGATCGATTACCATTCTGGACGAAAGCTGAACAAAGCACTAATCAACCGTCTGGCAACCTGTGAATACATTACAGAATACCGGAACATCTTTATTACTGGAGCAACCGGAAGTGGTAAAACTTATATGGCCTGTGCCTTTGGCATGGAAGCATGCAAGCACTATTACTCAGTACGGTATGTACGGCTTCCTGATCTATTATTGGACTTACAGGCTGCCAGGGACAATGGAACTTTCTCGAATGTCCTGAAGAAATATACCAAGCCAATAGTACTGATCCTTGATGAGTGGCTGCTTCTTAAACTGACCGAAGCTGAAGCCAGAAATCTTTTTGAACTGATACATAAAAGACGTAAAAAATCTTCAACAATCTTTTGTTCTCAGTTCCGTGAAAGTGAATGGTACCAGCAAATCTGTGATGGTGAAAGTACTCTTGCCGATGCTATCATGGATCGTATTTCGTATGATTCCTATAAAATCGATATTGAAAGTGTTGACCCAGCTAAAGACCTCTCTATGAGAGAAGTATATGGACTGGATCCAGCAATGGCAAAGTAA